The following are encoded in a window of Phragmites australis chromosome 22, lpPhrAust1.1, whole genome shotgun sequence genomic DNA:
- the LOC133905233 gene encoding uncharacterized protein LOC133905233, with protein sequence MIHIWAAVQWWDEWQLRILVLGSLGLQWFLLLAAPMRKYIIPRWFRTCIWLVYISSDALSIYALATLFNRHAKGSSGCEYGAKASSLEVLWAPVILVHLGGREEITAYSIEDNELWTRQTVTLVSQVTVAVYAFCKSWPDSSDRRLLLSAILLFIVGILSFCEKPWALKRASINRLVAVSSLIEGKRKRPRGWECFFAELDDRYKCWKKMPEGNAPILSDGDRVQMILSDLSLYAAFSDLKKRTKTDQELQVLQKFKSLRGKEMRSWLRRAFGLIYTRANVIFTPAYLACHVLLVPSVHIAAITLFAASNKQGYSRTDVKTTYILLCFTAVLDVLGVLISELLYRLMSRAGVPALCETLPAYNLIDTVLKGMKPATGWLRKCATRVGFREGYFVQERDAMYRRVSGFIASELVDVSNRDENNADLSTYRSFTNRNWTLDEELQKVISAPKQGSSQAGPTPVQLTETTNQTSWHTVPGSSQADLPAPGQSTEVLIEVIKQTSSPTDQRSNQSEIWRSLRKSSFDESVILWHIATDLCFRIKPPKGFRRRPPHENQLRDICTESISNYMAHLLNFHPEMLLTGSRQHLFAEAMRNVESILQGKEKQGAAAAVKRSLCGNKSLHRCGERKVAEKIMRKAEEASGSKYPLIRDACKLAKELMDMDQETRGRVMYRVWVGMLCYSASMCRGYLHAKSLGEGGEFLSFVWLIISLKGAKTLADKLQMPDPEPGDGDDGKPQKQPDAQATEDQKKKRGKDSPFRPKR encoded by the coding sequence atgATTCATATCTGGGCTGCTGTGCAATGGTGGGACGAGTGGCAGCTGCGCATCCTCGTCCTCGGCAGCCTCGGCCTTCAGTGGTTCCTCCTTCTGGCTGCCCCCATGCGCAAGTACATCATCCCGCGCTGGTTCAGAACATGCATCTGGCTGGTGTACATCAGCAGCGACGCTCTGTCGATCTACGCGCTTGCGACACTCTTCAACCGCCACGCCAAGGGGAGCAGCGGTTGCGAGTATGGGGCCAAGGCGAGCTCCCTGGAAGTCCTGTGGGCTCCTGTCATCCTCGTCCACCTCGGTGGGCGGGAGGAGATCACCGCCTACAGCATCGAAGACAACGAGCTCTGGACACGGCAAACCGTGACCCTCGTGTCCCAGGTCACGGTTGCCGTGTACGCCTTCTGCAAGTCGTGGCCCGACTCCAGCGACAGAAGGTTGCTGCTGTCGGCGATCCTGCTGTTCATCGTTGGGATCCTCAGTTTCTGCGAGAAGCCATGGGCTCTCAAGAGAGCCAGCATCAACCGGCTGGTGGCCGTGTCGTCCCTGatagaaggaaaaagaaaaaggcctCGCGGATGGGAGTGCTTCTTCGCCGAGCTGGATGACAGGTATAAGTGTTGGAAAAAAATGCCAGAAGGGAATGCACCCATCTTGTCAGATGGAGACAGAGTCCAGATGATACTTTCAGACCTGTCGCTGTACGCTGCTTTCTCTGATCTGAAGAAACGAACCAAGACGGATCAGGAGCTCCAAGTTCTGCAGAAATTCAAGTCTCTCCGAGGGAAGGAAATGAGGTCCTGGCTGCGTCGAGCGTTTGGACTCATCTACACCAGAGCCAATGTGATCTTCACTCCTGCATACTTGGCCTGCCATGTGCTGCTGGTCCCGTCCGTGCACATCGCCGCCATCACGCTCTTTGCGGCGAGCAACAAGCAGGGGTACAGCCGCACCGACGTCAAGACGACGTACATTCTCCTGTGCTTCACCGCCGTGCTGGACGTCCTTGGGGTGTTGATCAGTGAGCTTCTGTACAGGCTGATGTCCAGAGCAGGAGTTCCAGCATTGTGCGAGACGCTTCCCGCGTACAACCTCATCGACACGGTCCTCAAGGGGATGAAGCCAGCGACCGGGTGGCTGCGCAAGTGCGCCACGCGCGTCGGCTTCAGGGAAGGTTATTTCGTTCAGGAGCGCGATGCCATGTACCGCAGGGTGTCGGGGTTCATCGCATCTGAACTGGTGGATGTTTCCAATAGAGATGAAAACAACGCCGACCTCTCCACCTACAGAAGCTTCACCAACCGCAACTGGACTCTGGATGAGGAGCTGCAAAAGGTAATTTCGGCCCCCAAACAAGGCAGCTCACAGGCAGGTCCAACTCCTGTACAACTCACTGAGACCACAAATCAAACAAGTTGGCACACCGTACCAGGCAGCTCACAGGCAGATCTGCCAGCTCCCGGACAAAGCACAGAAGTTCTCATTGAGGTCATAAAACAAACAAGTTCGCCCACAGATCAAAGAAGCAATCAGTCCGAGATATGGCGCAGCCTGCGCAAGTCGTCGTTCGACGAGAGCGTCATCCTCTGGCACATCGCCACCGACCTCTGCTTCCGCATCAAGCCCCCGAAAGGCTTCCGCCGCAGGCCTCCGCACGAGAACCAGCTCCGCGACATATGCACGGAGTCGATATCCAACTACATGGCGCACCTGCTGAATTTCCATCCGGAGATGCTGCTGACCGGCAGCAGGCAGCATCTGTTCGCCGAAGCCATGCGCAACGTCGAGTCCATCCTCCAAGGCAAGGAGAAGCAGGGTGCCGCTGCTGCCGTCAAGCGATCACTCTGCGGCAACAAAAGCCTACATCGTTGCGGAGAACGGAAAGTAGCGGAGAAGATCATGCGCAAAGCGGAGGAGGCAAGCGGCAGCAAGTACCCTCTCATCCGCGATGCATGCAAGCTCGCGAAGGAACTGATGGACATGGATCAGGAGACGAGGGGGAGGGTGATGTACCGCGTGTGGGTGGGCATGCTCTGCTACTCGGCCAGCATGTGCAGGGGGTACCTGCACGCCAAGAGCCTGGGCGAGGGCGGGGAGTTTCTCTCCTTCGTCTGGCTCATCATCTCGCTCAAGGGGGCCAAGACCCTGGCCGACAAGCTGCAGATGCCGGACCCGGAGCCGGGTGACGGCGACGACGGCAAGCCTCAGAAGCAGCCTGATGCCCAAGCAACAGAGGATCAGAAAAAGAAGAGGGGCAAGGACAGCCCTTTTCGGCCGAAACGTTGA